In Candidatus Binatia bacterium, a single genomic region encodes these proteins:
- a CDS encoding S8 family serine peptidase, translated as MDLHLASHRGLLCPAIRRSRAALGGLALLLLGISPLASAASAAPAPAPDARSKAARAEALERSSRFTPPAPRMQPVLSASAVARIAAEGRTALWVVFTDKAVFDERSFGAAVRDAGARLTERARARRAKEQGGQYAPDFDDVPVPARYVEAVAATGAGVRHVSKWMNAVSVMANDGEARRIATLPFVRAILPLQYSRPITPVSEGPAIEGAPSTDEHGAAPAPGAARASALNKPPSTGYGPSITQLTSINVPAVHDSGYSGASVILAMFDTGFNKSHTATIQLKRIAEWDFVWEDSETANQIPPDASGQWDHGTGTWAVAGGYWINNLIGPAYNATFALAKTEYVPTETHAEEDNWAAAAEWADSLGVDVISSSLAYLDFDPGQTDYTWNDLNGHTTIVAQAAILAARRGIVVANAMGNSGPGGRTLDSPADADSILSCGAVDTNNGIASFSSRGNTSDGRIKPEVVAQGVGTYWAVASNNVAIAQANGTSLSTPLVAGSAALVREAHPEWTVAQVRQALMTTADRANIPDSIYGWGRINVQAAIWSSSLGAPVFPRPFNLLLPSNNTTVTTTPLTLRWRSTTDPQNEALTYTVTLRNLTTNQVVFSKTTTDSSAQVANYLGPSTTYEWSVVATDALSHGRSAREPFRFTTGATTDVAIPPSAAGVVLGQNRPNPFLRATDIPFTLAGSGAPVAADLRVFDARGRLVKTLVDSDQATARQYLIRWDGRDEAGRPAAAGIYFYRLRAAGRELVRRLVLVR; from the coding sequence ATGGATCTTCATCTCGCCTCGCACCGCGGGCTCCTCTGTCCTGCGATCCGACGTTCCCGAGCCGCTCTCGGCGGTCTCGCCCTGCTCCTTCTGGGGATCTCGCCGCTCGCCTCCGCTGCTTCCGCTGCCCCGGCCCCCGCGCCCGACGCGCGGTCGAAGGCGGCGCGCGCCGAGGCTCTCGAGCGGAGCTCCCGCTTCACGCCCCCCGCGCCGCGCATGCAGCCGGTGCTCAGCGCGTCGGCGGTCGCACGGATCGCCGCCGAGGGGCGCACCGCGCTCTGGGTCGTATTCACCGACAAGGCAGTGTTCGACGAGCGCTCGTTCGGCGCGGCCGTGCGCGACGCCGGAGCGCGGCTCACCGAGCGCGCGCGGGCCCGCCGCGCGAAAGAGCAGGGGGGCCAGTACGCGCCCGATTTCGACGACGTCCCGGTGCCGGCTCGCTACGTCGAAGCCGTCGCCGCGACGGGGGCGGGCGTGCGGCACGTCTCCAAGTGGATGAACGCGGTGAGCGTGATGGCCAACGACGGGGAGGCGCGCCGGATCGCGACCCTTCCGTTCGTGCGCGCGATCCTGCCGCTTCAGTATTCCCGGCCCATAACGCCGGTCTCGGAAGGGCCAGCCATCGAGGGCGCGCCGAGCACGGATGAGCACGGGGCGGCCCCGGCTCCCGGCGCGGCTCGCGCCTCGGCCCTGAACAAGCCGCCCTCGACCGGCTACGGCCCGTCAATCACCCAGCTCACCAGCATCAACGTTCCCGCCGTTCACGATTCCGGATACAGCGGCGCCAGCGTGATCCTCGCGATGTTCGACACCGGCTTCAACAAGAGCCACACGGCGACGATCCAGCTCAAGCGGATCGCCGAGTGGGACTTCGTCTGGGAGGACAGCGAAACCGCCAACCAGATCCCGCCGGACGCCTCGGGACAGTGGGACCACGGGACCGGCACGTGGGCGGTGGCGGGAGGGTACTGGATCAATAACCTGATTGGCCCCGCGTACAACGCGACGTTCGCGCTCGCGAAGACCGAGTACGTCCCCACCGAGACGCATGCCGAGGAGGACAACTGGGCTGCGGCGGCGGAATGGGCCGACTCGCTGGGTGTGGACGTAATCTCGTCGTCGCTGGCGTATCTCGATTTCGACCCGGGGCAGACGGACTACACCTGGAACGACCTGAATGGGCATACGACCATCGTGGCGCAGGCGGCCATCCTCGCGGCCCGTCGCGGCATCGTCGTGGCCAACGCCATGGGGAACTCCGGACCCGGCGGACGCACCCTCGACAGCCCTGCCGATGCCGACAGCATCCTCTCGTGCGGGGCGGTAGACACGAACAACGGCATCGCCAGCTTCTCCAGCCGCGGGAACACCTCGGACGGCCGGATCAAGCCGGAGGTGGTGGCCCAGGGCGTAGGCACCTACTGGGCGGTCGCTAGCAACAACGTCGCCATCGCGCAGGCGAATGGCACGTCGCTCTCGACGCCGCTCGTCGCAGGCTCCGCGGCGCTGGTGCGCGAGGCGCACCCCGAGTGGACCGTCGCCCAGGTTCGTCAGGCCCTGATGACAACGGCGGACCGCGCCAACATCCCCGACAGCATCTACGGGTGGGGCCGGATCAACGTCCAGGCCGCGATCTGGTCCTCGTCCCTGGGCGCGCCCGTCTTTCCCCGCCCGTTCAATCTCCTGCTTCCGTCGAACAACACGACCGTGACCACGACGCCTTTGACCCTGCGCTGGCGGAGCACCACCGATCCGCAGAACGAGGCGTTGACCTATACCGTGACCCTTCGCAATCTCACGACGAACCAGGTGGTCTTCAGCAAGACCACGACCGACAGCTCGGCCCAGGTGGCGAACTACCTCGGCCCGAGCACCACCTACGAATGGAGCGTCGTGGCCACCGATGCCCTGAGCCATGGGCGAAGCGCGCGCGAGCCGTTCCGCTTCACGACCGGCGCGACCACCGACGTGGCGATACCGCCCTCGGCGGCGGGCGTCGTGCTGGGGCAGAACCGCCCCAATCCGTTCCTCCGCGCGACCGACATCCCGTTCACGCTCGCGGGCAGCGGCGCCCCGGTGGCGGCCGACCTGCGCGTCTTCGACGCGCGGGGGCGCCTGGTCAAAACGCTGGTCGATTCCGATCAGGCGACCGCGCGGCAGTACCTGATCCGCTGGGACGGTCGCGACGAGGCCGGACGCCCCGCGGCCGCGGGGATCTACTTCTACCGGCTCCGCGCGGCGGGACGCGAGCTGGTGCGGCGTCTGGTGCTGGTGCGTTGA
- the fusA gene encoding elongation factor G → MKEFQTSQIRNVALASQHGTGKTSLAEAFLWRTKVTTRHGRVEDGTTALDFTAEETHRKISLSLGVAPIEWRNHKINLIDTPGYADFAGDLVAGLRAADGVILCLKAPAGVEAGTEAVWEKIEDRGCATLAVITQMEKEHANFAGALARATERLGKRFVAVAWPIGQAESFRGIVDLASHKAFFFEKDGSSKEGPVPAEMEAEIGQARSALVDAAAEADDTLLEKFLGGEELSVEEIHKGLREGVCARSFVPAVPVAAYPMHGIDFALDTIVDLMPSPSDCGPVVGTKPGSADKVEFPADAAGHLAAIVFKTSSESHAGDLSMIRVFSGTLAPGKEVWNSSAQRAEKIGQLFTIVGKDRKDAATLPAGDIGAAVKLRETHTGQTLCDKNHPIVLAPVPFPGATNEVAIAPKHKGEEEKMGSGLHKLREEDPTIHVRVEGDLHQTVLSGLGDLHIDVLLEKLTRRFGVHVETAKPRIPYRETIRKSVSKQGRHKKQTGGRGQFGDVHVRFEPLKSGSGFEFVDEIVGGSVPRNFIPAVEKGIVEAMHEGVLAGYPVVDFRAALYDGSYHTVDSSEMAFKIAGALAFREGVREAGPVLLEPIVEIVVRVPKDFVGAVTGDLSSKRGKILGMDSESRYDQIRAHVPQAELYKYSTHLRSLTQGRASFHTKFSHYEEVPRELADKVIAQAKADKEAMASA, encoded by the coding sequence TTGAAAGAGTTCCAAACGAGCCAGATCCGTAACGTCGCACTCGCCTCGCAGCACGGCACCGGAAAAACCTCCCTCGCCGAAGCCTTCCTCTGGCGCACCAAAGTCACGACGCGGCATGGCCGGGTCGAAGACGGGACCACCGCGCTCGACTTCACGGCGGAGGAGACCCATCGCAAGATCTCGCTCAGCCTGGGCGTCGCGCCCATCGAATGGCGCAACCACAAGATCAACCTCATCGATACGCCGGGCTACGCCGACTTCGCGGGTGATCTCGTTGCGGGACTGCGCGCGGCCGACGGCGTGATCCTCTGCCTCAAGGCCCCGGCGGGCGTCGAGGCCGGGACCGAGGCGGTGTGGGAGAAGATCGAAGATCGCGGGTGCGCGACGCTGGCGGTCATCACGCAGATGGAGAAGGAGCACGCCAACTTCGCGGGCGCGCTCGCGCGCGCGACCGAGCGCCTGGGAAAGCGCTTCGTCGCGGTGGCGTGGCCGATCGGACAGGCGGAGTCGTTCCGTGGCATCGTGGACCTCGCGTCGCACAAGGCGTTCTTCTTCGAGAAGGACGGCTCCTCCAAGGAAGGCCCCGTCCCCGCGGAGATGGAGGCCGAGATCGGCCAGGCGCGCTCCGCTCTCGTGGACGCCGCGGCCGAGGCCGACGACACGCTGCTCGAGAAGTTCCTCGGCGGCGAGGAGCTCTCCGTCGAGGAGATCCACAAGGGACTCCGTGAGGGGGTCTGCGCGCGCTCGTTCGTGCCGGCGGTACCGGTCGCCGCCTATCCGATGCACGGGATCGATTTCGCGCTCGACACCATCGTGGACCTGATGCCCTCGCCGTCCGACTGCGGCCCCGTGGTGGGGACGAAACCGGGCAGCGCCGACAAGGTCGAGTTCCCTGCCGACGCCGCCGGGCATCTCGCCGCGATCGTCTTCAAGACGAGCAGCGAGAGCCACGCCGGCGACCTCTCGATGATCCGCGTCTTCTCGGGGACGCTGGCGCCGGGGAAGGAAGTCTGGAATTCCAGCGCACAGCGCGCGGAGAAGATCGGGCAGCTCTTCACCATCGTGGGCAAGGACCGGAAGGACGCGGCCACCCTCCCCGCGGGCGACATCGGGGCGGCGGTGAAGCTGCGCGAGACGCACACCGGCCAGACCCTGTGCGACAAGAACCATCCCATCGTGCTCGCGCCCGTCCCGTTTCCCGGCGCGACCAACGAGGTCGCGATCGCGCCCAAGCACAAAGGGGAAGAGGAGAAGATGGGCTCGGGCCTCCACAAGCTGCGCGAGGAAGACCCGACCATCCACGTCCGCGTCGAGGGCGACCTGCACCAGACGGTCCTTTCGGGGCTGGGCGACCTCCACATCGACGTGCTCCTCGAGAAGCTGACGCGCCGCTTCGGCGTGCACGTCGAGACGGCGAAGCCGCGGATTCCCTACCGCGAGACCATCCGGAAATCGGTCAGCAAGCAGGGGCGGCACAAGAAGCAGACGGGCGGCCGCGGCCAGTTCGGGGACGTCCACGTCCGCTTCGAGCCGTTGAAATCCGGGAGCGGGTTCGAGTTCGTGGACGAGATCGTGGGCGGCTCCGTCCCGCGCAACTTCATCCCCGCCGTGGAGAAGGGGATCGTCGAGGCGATGCACGAGGGGGTGCTGGCCGGCTACCCGGTCGTGGACTTCCGCGCCGCGCTCTACGACGGCTCCTACCACACGGTGGATTCGTCGGAAATGGCGTTCAAGATCGCCGGCGCGCTCGCCTTCCGGGAGGGGGTGCGGGAGGCCGGCCCCGTGCTGCTCGAGCCGATCGTGGAGATCGTTGTGCGCGTGCCCAAGGATTTCGTCGGCGCCGTCACGGGCGATCTGTCATCCAAACGGGGGAAGATCCTCGGCATGGACTCGGAGTCGCGCTACGACCAGATCCGGGCGCACGTGCCGCAGGCCGAGCTGTACAAGTACTCGACGCACCTGCGCTCCCTCACCCAGGGGCGCGCTTCGTTCCACACCAAGTTCAGCCACTACGAGGAAGTGCCGCGCGAGCTGGCCGACAAGGTCATCGCGCAGGCCAAGGCCGACAAGGAAGCGATGGCCTCCGCCTAG
- a CDS encoding PEP-CTERM sorting domain-containing protein, with protein MIRKVLFLGAAGLLLGASAAFAFPPIDLTTQDATATSADGTIWTQLSTDPTGTGVYNPFLRLHNSPTEEGLNTDGNANATYDDVGGIWTHSVTLGQLAVINVGGVNYYQFSVDINEVATDGKQYLSLDQLKIYTLAGSGSLTSTTDVVSAGGVLRYNLDGTTDQTVYLNYNLNTGSGGDDAQVLIPTSYFAGASSTDQIYFYTQMGATTGMEADLTSDDGFEEWSAALGTAPPPPSLPEPSTVMILGTGLLGLAATRMRKK; from the coding sequence ATGATTCGTAAGGTGCTCTTCCTCGGCGCCGCGGGGCTACTCCTCGGCGCGTCGGCGGCGTTCGCGTTTCCGCCGATCGATCTCACCACTCAGGACGCGACTGCGACGTCCGCCGACGGAACGATCTGGACTCAGCTGAGCACGGATCCGACCGGCACGGGCGTGTACAATCCGTTCCTCCGTCTCCACAACTCCCCGACCGAAGAGGGGTTGAACACGGACGGCAACGCGAATGCAACGTATGACGACGTGGGCGGCATCTGGACCCACAGCGTCACGCTGGGCCAGCTCGCGGTGATCAACGTTGGCGGCGTGAACTACTACCAGTTCAGCGTCGACATCAACGAGGTCGCTACGGATGGCAAGCAGTACCTCTCGCTCGACCAGCTGAAGATCTACACGCTGGCGGGCTCCGGTTCGCTCACGTCGACGACGGACGTGGTGAGCGCGGGTGGCGTGCTCCGGTACAACCTGGATGGCACGACCGATCAGACGGTGTACTTGAACTACAATCTCAACACCGGTAGCGGTGGCGACGATGCTCAGGTGCTCATCCCGACGTCGTACTTCGCCGGTGCCAGCTCCACGGATCAGATCTACTTCTACACCCAGATGGGCGCTACGACGGGAATGGAAGCTGACCTCACCTCCGACGATGGTTTCGAAGAGTGGTCGGCCGCTCTTGGCACGGCTCCTCCTCCGCCGTCGCTTCCCGAGCCCAGCACGGTCATGATCCTCGGAACCGGACTCCTTGGTCTGGCCGCGACCCGGATGCGCAAGAAGTAA
- a CDS encoding tetratricopeptide repeat protein: MRDAAHPPFLRGSDREKRIGREALQLVAAAQTQAARFASMANRPDLALEDGRWMEQHAEGDTMTLRQADFVAAGTLRALGRTNEAVERMRAMLRRYEPVPPPKGTSQEDEILGVPELMAQLRRERGDEAGAQRELDYGNGYFKGLLEKPREPMLEALIRARIVRTDLELRRSPDALEQVTALEKLVAAHPDLKALTPELRYSRAKIELMSHPTDPRGIAMLDAFAREFPKHNLAPRALFDAAVYREGNKQFPAALATYREVVALYPRNLDVAPAALFREAMLEEQTGAWDQAKATLESIPVKYPRTQAAVEAPITIATRYAARGDQAAAAAALARAITVYESMIVTDSTSVFAPLCRYNIIRGHLVLKQWDKALAAVDDMAAHHPRNPYTAQALVDGARVAAANGQRDRAAGYLQLFLENFPNSPALAEVRQQKDALMR; encoded by the coding sequence GTGCGCGATGCCGCCCACCCTCCATTCCTGCGGGGAAGCGACCGGGAGAAGCGGATCGGACGGGAAGCGCTTCAGCTCGTGGCCGCGGCGCAGACGCAGGCCGCGCGATTCGCCTCGATGGCGAACCGTCCGGACCTCGCGCTCGAAGATGGGCGTTGGATGGAGCAGCACGCCGAAGGCGACACGATGACGCTGCGCCAGGCGGACTTCGTCGCGGCCGGGACGCTCCGCGCGTTGGGCCGCACCAACGAAGCCGTGGAGCGGATGCGGGCGATGCTCCGCCGCTACGAGCCCGTGCCGCCGCCCAAGGGGACATCGCAGGAGGACGAAATCCTGGGTGTGCCCGAGCTCATGGCGCAGCTGCGGCGGGAACGTGGCGACGAGGCGGGCGCGCAACGAGAGCTGGACTATGGCAACGGCTATTTCAAAGGTCTTCTCGAGAAGCCACGCGAGCCGATGCTCGAAGCCCTCATCCGCGCGCGGATCGTACGCACCGATCTCGAGCTCCGGCGATCGCCCGACGCCTTGGAGCAGGTGACCGCCCTCGAGAAGTTGGTGGCCGCGCATCCGGATCTCAAGGCGCTCACGCCGGAGCTGCGCTATTCGCGCGCCAAGATCGAGCTCATGTCGCACCCGACCGATCCTCGTGGGATTGCCATGCTCGACGCGTTTGCGCGTGAGTTTCCGAAGCACAACCTCGCGCCGCGGGCGCTGTTCGACGCGGCCGTGTACCGTGAGGGGAACAAGCAGTTCCCTGCCGCGCTGGCCACCTATCGCGAAGTCGTCGCCCTCTACCCGCGCAATCTGGACGTGGCACCCGCCGCGCTCTTTCGGGAGGCGATGCTCGAGGAGCAGACCGGCGCATGGGACCAGGCGAAAGCGACGCTGGAGTCGATTCCCGTGAAATATCCGCGCACTCAGGCCGCGGTGGAGGCGCCGATCACGATCGCGACGCGTTACGCGGCGCGTGGGGATCAGGCGGCGGCCGCCGCCGCACTCGCTCGCGCAATCACGGTCTACGAGAGCATGATCGTCACCGATTCAACCTCCGTCTTCGCCCCCCTGTGCCGGTACAACATCATCCGGGGGCACCTGGTCCTCAAACAATGGGACAAGGCGTTGGCCGCCGTGGATGACATGGCTGCACACCATCCGCGTAATCCCTATACGGCCCAAGCACTTGTGGATGGTGCCCGCGTCGCGGCGGCCAACGGGCAGCGGGACCGGGCGGCGGGATATCTTCAGCTGTTCCTGGAGAATTTCCCCAATTCGCCGGCGCTGGCAGAGGTCCGACAGCAAAAAGACGCCCTAATGCGCTAG
- a CDS encoding SpoIIE family protein phosphatase, which yields MHGEGQYLVVRRGGTEGERVALDPASAVTLGRSRENTVVLTDASVSREHARIFHREGSWWVEDQGSKNGTKVNGRRIEKASPLTPGDMLQLGNFQVAFSASGSQVTARVADVAGPATLRSIKVEEFETGVDTRSLGAGLAPERVGAFLRAIDKVGQALLAHRTVDELFAFVVELASDVLRADRTALLLRDPNSDALVAKAVKQAAGSEGDIVVSRSIARAAIEQKQALLTGDAQSDTRFREQQSVIQQRIHSAMCAPLWHDDRVLGLIYVDNVAAPAPFEESDLRLLTLIAHLTAVKVRETEQYEAVERAGRLAEELRRAATMQQNLLPPEPVREGIVVVAGKNIPSFDVGGDYFDFIPAEDGCLVVGLGDVAGKGMAAAMLMMNLQASVRAQVETGRPLADVMARLNRSIHHSVRGLRFVTLFVARIDTRSGAVNYVNGGHNPPYVMRASGEMETLNAGGLLLGMFPEAEYEEGTIALRPGDLLVAYSDGVTEARAPAKAGEEFGEEFGEERLVEFLQASRDLPAETLVERLIARIQEFSGPAQLADDVTVAAVRLGS from the coding sequence ATGCATGGTGAGGGCCAGTACCTTGTCGTCCGGCGGGGCGGCACCGAAGGCGAGCGGGTTGCGCTCGATCCGGCGTCGGCCGTCACGCTCGGCCGCTCCCGCGAGAACACGGTGGTCCTGACGGACGCCTCGGTCTCGCGCGAGCACGCGCGCATCTTCCACCGGGAGGGCTCCTGGTGGGTGGAGGACCAGGGGAGCAAGAACGGGACGAAGGTGAACGGCCGCCGGATCGAGAAGGCCTCCCCGCTGACGCCCGGCGACATGCTCCAGCTCGGCAACTTCCAGGTGGCGTTCTCCGCGAGCGGGAGCCAGGTCACGGCGCGCGTGGCCGACGTGGCCGGGCCGGCCACCCTGCGGTCGATCAAGGTCGAGGAGTTCGAGACCGGGGTGGACACCCGCTCCCTCGGGGCCGGCCTGGCTCCCGAGCGGGTGGGCGCGTTCCTGCGCGCCATCGACAAGGTAGGCCAGGCGCTCCTCGCCCATCGCACGGTGGACGAGCTCTTCGCGTTCGTCGTCGAACTGGCGAGCGACGTGCTGCGCGCGGACCGCACCGCCCTTCTCCTGCGCGATCCGAACTCTGACGCGCTGGTCGCCAAGGCGGTGAAGCAGGCGGCCGGGAGTGAGGGGGACATCGTGGTCAGCCGGAGCATCGCGCGCGCCGCGATCGAGCAGAAGCAGGCGCTCCTCACGGGCGACGCGCAGAGCGACACCCGCTTCCGGGAACAGCAGAGCGTGATCCAGCAGCGGATCCACTCGGCGATGTGCGCTCCCCTCTGGCACGACGACCGGGTGCTCGGACTCATCTACGTCGACAACGTCGCCGCGCCGGCGCCCTTCGAGGAGAGCGACCTCCGCCTGCTCACGCTGATCGCGCACTTGACCGCGGTCAAGGTGCGCGAGACGGAGCAGTACGAGGCGGTGGAGCGCGCGGGAAGGCTGGCCGAGGAGCTCCGGCGCGCCGCGACGATGCAGCAGAACCTGCTTCCGCCCGAGCCGGTCCGCGAAGGGATCGTCGTGGTGGCCGGGAAGAACATCCCCTCCTTCGACGTCGGCGGCGACTACTTCGATTTCATCCCCGCCGAGGACGGGTGCCTGGTCGTGGGATTGGGCGACGTGGCCGGCAAGGGGATGGCGGCCGCGATGCTGATGATGAACCTCCAGGCTTCCGTGCGCGCGCAGGTCGAGACGGGGCGCCCGCTGGCCGACGTGATGGCCCGCCTGAACCGCTCCATCCACCACAGCGTGCGCGGGCTCCGCTTCGTCACGCTCTTCGTGGCGCGGATCGACACCCGGAGCGGCGCGGTGAACTACGTGAACGGCGGCCACAACCCGCCGTACGTCATGCGCGCCTCGGGGGAAATGGAGACCTTGAACGCGGGCGGGCTCCTCCTGGGCATGTTCCCCGAGGCCGAGTACGAGGAAGGCACGATCGCGCTCCGCCCGGGAGATCTGCTGGTCGCCTACAGCGACGGGGTGACGGAAGCGCGGGCGCCCGCGAAGGCGGGCGAGGAGTTCGGCGAGGAGTTCGGGGAGGAGCGGCTGGTGGAGTTCCTTCAGGCCTCGCGCGATCTGCCGGCCGAGACCCTGGTCGAGCGGCTGATCGCGCGCATCCAGGAGTTCAGCGGACCCGCCCAGCTCGCCGACGACGTGACGGTCGCCGCGGTGCGGCTCGGCTCGTAG
- a CDS encoding sigma-54 dependent transcriptional regulator translates to MAQRTLERILVAEDKENLCRLIEATLSEAGYDVAVALGGDAAIHELQARPFDLVVSDMRMPGASGAEVFRHARSLATQPDVILMTAFGDAREAVQMMKEGAADYILKDNLLEELPVRVRQVLDHRKLRQESTVLRGRIESLQEQIHLHRFETIVGSSPAIREALNLAQRVAPTDASVLLTGESGTGKEVYAQAIHAASHRCEAPFIPVNCGALPETLLESELFGHERGAFTGAIRTKPGRFEVADGGTVFLDEIGELPQSIQVKLLRFLQDHIYVRVGGEEMRRADVRILAATNRNLEDMIHDGRFREDLYYRLNVFPIRLVPLRERREDIHPLVNHFLIHQERTPDALASEALEFLVNYDYPGNIRELQNLIERACILAGKGPILRSHFPHDRPRAAHDGADLLSMGLSLDQMERKMILEALERAQGNKTKAASLLGISRRALYSRMESHSIPIGAAEPEPSEQG, encoded by the coding sequence ATGGCGCAACGCACCCTGGAACGCATCCTGGTCGCCGAGGACAAGGAGAACCTCTGCCGCCTCATCGAGGCGACGCTCTCCGAGGCCGGCTACGACGTGGCCGTCGCCCTCGGCGGCGACGCCGCCATCCACGAGCTGCAGGCCCGCCCCTTCGATCTGGTCGTCTCCGACATGCGGATGCCCGGCGCGAGCGGCGCCGAGGTCTTCCGGCACGCCCGTTCCCTGGCCACCCAGCCCGACGTGATCCTCATGACCGCCTTCGGCGACGCGCGCGAGGCGGTCCAGATGATGAAGGAGGGGGCGGCCGACTACATCCTCAAGGACAACCTCCTCGAGGAACTGCCGGTCCGGGTGCGCCAGGTGCTGGACCACCGGAAGCTCCGCCAGGAATCCACCGTGCTGCGCGGCCGGATCGAGAGCCTTCAGGAGCAGATCCACCTTCACCGCTTCGAGACGATCGTGGGATCGAGCCCCGCGATTCGCGAGGCGCTGAACCTGGCGCAGCGCGTGGCGCCCACCGACGCGAGCGTCCTGCTGACGGGCGAGAGCGGGACGGGGAAGGAGGTCTACGCGCAGGCGATCCACGCGGCGAGCCATCGCTGCGAGGCTCCCTTCATCCCCGTGAACTGCGGCGCGCTCCCCGAGACCCTGCTCGAATCGGAGCTGTTCGGCCACGAGCGGGGCGCCTTCACCGGCGCCATCCGGACCAAGCCGGGGCGCTTCGAGGTGGCCGACGGCGGGACCGTCTTCCTCGACGAGATCGGCGAGCTGCCGCAGAGCATCCAGGTCAAGCTGCTGCGCTTCCTGCAGGACCATATCTACGTCCGCGTCGGAGGCGAGGAGATGCGGCGCGCCGACGTGCGGATCCTGGCCGCGACGAACCGGAACCTCGAGGACATGATCCACGACGGGCGCTTCCGCGAGGATCTCTACTACCGGCTGAACGTCTTCCCGATCCGGCTCGTCCCGCTGCGGGAGCGGCGCGAGGACATCCACCCCCTGGTGAACCACTTCCTGATCCACCAGGAGCGGACCCCCGACGCGCTCGCGTCCGAGGCGCTGGAATTCCTGGTGAACTACGACTACCCCGGGAACATCCGCGAGCTGCAGAACCTGATCGAGCGTGCCTGTATCCTGGCGGGGAAGGGGCCGATTCTCCGATCCCACTTCCCGCACGACCGTCCGCGTGCCGCCCACGACGGCGCCGACCTCCTCTCCATGGGACTCAGCCTGGACCAGATGGAGCGGAAGATGATCCTCGAGGCCCTCGAGCGGGCGCAGGGGAACAAGACGAAGGCGGCATCACTCCTTGGCATCTCCCGCCGCGCCCTCTATTCCCGGATGGAGAGCCACTCCATCCCGATCGGCGCCGCCGAGCCGGAGCCTTCGGAACAGGGATAG
- a CDS encoding ATP-binding protein — protein MFFLERHRTRPRVYWTLGFIGALVLVINGTVFYSIRTSQAMLDVELGKRLEGTAQIAALLVRPEQIRSLGAAVRDSAAAVQDSVTDFVVQMDAIEASDKVRAAWSRLAEGAEASNVLLVDRSSHVLLRLKEPFGFERDVLTLDPASLATALIGEPSHSPLYEKDRQYLRSGYAPVVDEDGQVLGAVVVEGGSRAFRPLEAIRTSLFGAALFASLLIVLIWAGYQRTVGHLNRIEENLRHTDLLASVGQVAAGVAHEIRNPLAVLRGASQRLQKYENLNQAQRAELLAMIDEEVSRMGTVVQNFLDLSRRPKGESVDFELRPVLERSIDILRVELDRSKVSLEYEWDAPEMMVEGDPSAMHHVFLNLALNARDVMKDGGRLRVRVQGKKGEARIQFEDTGPGVPKAIRNKIFEPFYTTRATGTGLGLAFVDRIVTEHGGSVTVGSAPSGGALFEIRLPAEAL, from the coding sequence ATGTTCTTTCTCGAGCGGCACCGAACCCGCCCGCGCGTCTACTGGACGCTCGGGTTCATCGGGGCGCTGGTGCTCGTCATCAACGGCACCGTCTTCTACTCCATCCGGACCTCCCAGGCGATGCTGGACGTGGAGCTGGGGAAGCGGCTGGAGGGCACCGCGCAGATCGCGGCGCTCCTGGTCCGGCCCGAGCAGATCCGCTCGCTCGGAGCGGCGGTCCGGGACTCGGCGGCCGCCGTTCAGGACTCGGTCACCGACTTCGTCGTCCAGATGGACGCGATCGAGGCCTCCGACAAGGTGCGCGCGGCCTGGAGCCGCCTGGCCGAGGGAGCGGAGGCGTCGAACGTCCTCCTGGTCGACCGTTCCTCCCACGTGCTGCTGCGCCTCAAGGAGCCGTTCGGCTTCGAGCGGGACGTGCTCACGCTGGACCCCGCTTCGCTCGCGACCGCTCTCATCGGCGAGCCTTCCCACTCGCCGCTCTACGAAAAGGACCGCCAGTACCTCCGGTCGGGCTACGCCCCGGTCGTGGACGAGGACGGCCAGGTGCTGGGCGCCGTCGTGGTGGAGGGGGGATCGCGCGCGTTCCGGCCGCTCGAGGCGATCCGGACGTCCCTGTTCGGAGCCGCCCTGTTCGCATCGCTCCTGATCGTTCTGATCTGGGCGGGGTATCAGAGGACGGTGGGGCATCTGAACCGGATCGAGGAGAACCTGCGCCACACCGACCTCCTCGCCTCGGTGGGACAGGTGGCCGCGGGCGTCGCGCACGAGATCCGAAACCCGCTCGCGGTGCTCCGGGGCGCCTCCCAGCGCCTCCAGAAGTACGAAAACCTGAACCAGGCGCAGCGGGCGGAGTTATTGGCGATGATCGACGAGGAGGTGAGCCGGATGGGCACCGTGGTCCAGAACTTCCTCGATCTCTCCCGGCGCCCGAAGGGAGAGTCGGTGGATTTCGAGCTCCGGCCGGTGCTGGAGCGCTCCATCGACATCCTTCGCGTGGAGCTGGACCGGTCCAAGGTGTCCCTGGAATACGAGTGGGACGCCCCGGAGATGATGGTCGAGGGAGATCCTTCGGCGATGCACCACGTCTTCCTGAACCTGGCCCTGAATGCGCGCGACGTCATGAAGGACGGTGGGCGTCTGCGCGTTCGGGTGCAGGGCAAGAAGGGGGAAGCCCGCATTCAGTTTGAAGATACCGGCCCGGGGGTCCCCAAGGCGATCCGGAACAAGATCTTCGAGCCGTTCTACACGACGCGGGCGACGGGGACTGGCCTGGGACTGGCGTTCGTGGATCGAATCGTCACGGAGCACGGCGGATCGGTTACAGTGGGGAGCGCCCCGTCGGGGGGCGCCCTGTTCGAAATTCGTCTGCCGGCCGAGGCCTTGTAA